The window GTGTCGGGGCTCAGGCTTTGAGCTGAGGCAACCTTCATTATCGAACGAAGGTGTTCATCAGTGAGATGTGCCCTGTGAGATGTTTTCGTCATCTTCATTGAGGAGAAAAGTTGCTCACATAGGTAAGTGCTGCCGAACATGGAGAGCAATTGAGCAGCTTGGGTGCGGAGCTGAGGCATTGTGTCAGGGATGTGTTGTGGAAACTGTGCGGCGCCAACAGCATCATACTTTGACTTCAGCGTGTCATCACACTGGAGTTCAATCAGCTCCATTTGAATGTTAGTTGGTGCTTTTTCCACATCGACTGCGAAGGGATTACTAAGCAGTTCAAATCTCCATTTCTGACCATCAAAGTCGCCAAATCGTCGGTTAAACTCAGCGCCGAGTACACTGAGTTTTTCAGCAAACTGTGCGCACACGGCGGTAGAGATCTGCGTATTTATGGTTTGGCAACAGGGGAAATGGCCAAGGTTTCCTTGCAGCAGCTGATTCTCCCACAGGCAGAGTTTAGCTTTAAAAGCTTTCACTGACGAGTACATCTCGGTGATGATGCGGCCCcgcccctgtagctgcaggttcagCGCATCAAGATGGCTTGCGATGTCAGACAGAAAGGCCAGCTCACACATAAACTTTTGCTCCTGGAGTTCTGCTGTGTCCTTCCCTTTGCTTTGCAGAAACTGACATATTTCTTCACGCAGCTCGAAAAATCTGTTCAGTACTTTTCCGCGGCTTAACCATCTCACCTTTGTGTGATACGGCACGTCTGTGTGTTCCGAACCAAACTCTTCCAGAAAAGACTTAAACTCGCGGTGATTCAGACCTTTGGCTCTTATAAAGTTAACAACTTGTGTTACTGTGGTCATAACATGTTCCATCTTTAGGGCTTTAGCACACAGTGACTCTTGATGTATAATGCAGTGATAAACCGATAGCTCACCTGCACAGTTCTCTTCCCGCATCTTTTCACGCATCCTGCCCACCAGACCATTCTTTTTACCACTCATCGCTGGCGCACCATCAGTGGTTAATCCCACGAGTTTATCCCACGGCAGGTTTATTTCAGTTACACATTTGCAAACCTCCTCAAAAATGTCCGTCCCTGTGGTTGTGCCATGCATGGATTTAAATCCCAAAAGCTCCTCCGTAACACACATTTTTGAGTCGACACCGCGGATGAAGACTGACAGCTGCGCAGTATCAGACGCGTCAGTGCTCTCGTCCACAgcgagggaaaaagaaacaaaatctttccCCTTTTCCATCAGCTGGTCATGCAGATTGGTGGCAAGATCACATATGCGCTCCGCTATTGTGTTCCTGCTCAGGCTTACGTTTGAAAAGGCCTGTTTTTTCTCTGGGCACACTTGGTCACAAACTTTcagcattatctttttaataaattctccctCATTAAAGGATCGGGTTGATTTGCCGATTTCTTCTGCCACGATATAACTCGCCTTTACAGCAGCCTCGTTTTGTGCTGTGgcttttttgaacatattttgttgtgAAACCAACCCTCTCTTCATCTCCTCTACTTTCTGGCTCCTTTGAGTCGTGTCCAGGTCCTTGTACATGTCCTGATGTTTCGTTTCATAGTGTCGCCTAAGGTTGTACTCCTTAGGTACCGACACGTTGGCTCCacaaacgagacaaacaggtctGTCTTTCAGATACGTAAACATATATTCTGTCTCCCACCTGTCCCGAAAAGTTCTGTTTTCTCCCTTCCTTTTCGTCATTTTTGGTAGGGGTAAAACAGTGACACCTAGAGTTGTAGTATTGGGCCGCAGCATGTCTGGAAAGAACGCTGCTTGCTAGAAATCTACTGACACAAAGCTGGCGCGCCAAAACAACCGCAGAGCATTATGGGATTTGTAGTATTCGCAGTGAATGCGGTGTTACAGCAACACCGCCGCTGTATAATACCGGTGGGCCAGCTCTAATGTTAATTTGATATTGCCCCACGGGCCAAATGAAATTATACGGCGGGCCAAATTTGGCCCGTGGgccagagtttgacacctgtgttctggggcctcatgtatgaatggtgcatacacacaaaaatgttgcatacttctgtttccacgctcacatcgtgatgtataaaaactaaacttggcataaagccatgcacattttcacggtagctcaaaccctggcgtatgcaggTTTTcctcttggttttgcaaactggcggcacccagtgtcaacgcagtgcttttgttccagtgtggtttccctttcttttttagatccacatccctgacgcggctttatcaaatacactgaaattaaccgcatattgtttattagtttaacgcatctgattgtaattaacatgtaacaatacaatggtccacggaatggccaaactattccaaaaaaccatagttgctttagtgttgttactctcaagtatttatcccactgtatctgagtgtggaatcacagatctacagcatctgatcagaaagagaattatcagtatacagcatctagcacacactgcctcagccatgctatctatttgaactgcttcaatacggcaaatgcttcagagccttttctgtacgGACATcacggttcaaaaacagtttcatcccaagagctctaaacacactcaatcagttcaagtgttccttatagaactgtttgtacttatgagtacaattacctcactgtaaacttgcgatatagttataatattgcacaacctgagccactttataaagcgcgtatttacaaatgatgatgatgtcatttttaagatgaaatgcagcaaaatatgtttacagtgatcccccgctatatcgcagtTCAGCTATTGCCCCCCcactatatcgcagatttttctgtggaacataTCTAATTTTCTATTGTGGAAATCTGTGGTTTTATAGTGATCACTTTTTTATGGGTTTTTGACAACTTTTTATGttgaaataagcatttttctatgctaaactattaataacaacaatgtattactgtaattataacatatatatatatatatatacctgtactgtaaataaataaaaactgagtaaaaattcaataagtacatcctacctgtagtgtactttgcagccaattcataacaaagcatacggttttcagcagtcactacgtGTGCTAGACAAAAGTTTGTTAGAacaatattataatttaaaataactaaCGTATATgtaacatttaagcaatacactagtaaatcataaaacatactgCTACATACAGGAATACGTAGACCGAGTTGCAATTCATAATGAAATGTACATGCGCATTTCATTTGTCACTACGCATGCTAGACAAGAGTTCGTTAGAacaatatgtattataatttataataactataacataactgtaaatattgactaaaatgtagtaaaaagtcaatatgcatataaaataatgaacatttaagcaatacagtaaatcattaaatatatgAACATTGTACACTACtgtagacaaagagtttcgcattacagtacccagatgatttcgtACAAGGCccattattggctgaaagaggagactcaaccaatcagagcaggattttcattctcttgagCTCTGATTGACTACTGTTAACGTGGTGTAATGGTCCCTGACACATCTCAGTTCTCTGTGTATCGCATACCTTGCTTATGGTctgattgttgtgagcaaactttttttgtgaacttttcgctttgttttaagccctaccaTGGCTCTCAAGTGTCTTGCATCTTCTAAGCTTtctggtagtagtgagcctaaCCGCCAGATGAAGACCTTGACATAtacattatgtattattattattattattattattattatgttatttatatccttagcccgacatccacatatcatatgtgtttacaaagtatgTTGTAATAAgcttacatgtgtttaaagcgtgtgggaggggtattttaaggcttaaactataaaaaaatgtttatttatgtggtctttctattttcaccttttttttcacctatcgctgatgtgtctggaacgtaacttccgcgataggcgggggatcactgtattacattACAGATAAAATTTCAACATCATTTATATaatcatttatataatatttcaACAAAGAGTTTCTGAAtgacttttctgcttttttagcTTATTTGTCCTCGTTATCTTCGGCCATAATAAtaatgggtgattttaacattcatttggaTAACCGTAAGTCCTTGGCGACCAGAGATTTTATTTCTTGCCTTGATAACTTTGACTTTCAGCAGTTTATTGAAACCCCGACACATgtcaaaggacatatcttggatttGATTTGCTGTACTGGACTTACTCCGAATGACTGTACTGCGGAAGAATTTCCCTCTTCAGATCATTTTCGCCTTACATTTAATATGACTCTTACTGTCTACACCATTAAACCTCTTCGTGTAATAACTTTTAggaatcttaaaaatatcaacatGAGCAATTTTCAATTAGGTATTGATATACTTGTGGAATCATTACAAACTATTTCTCCGCCAGATTTAGTTAACTTTTATAACGAAGGACTTCTTGACATTTTGAATTCGGTAGCCCCACTCAAAACCCGATCAGTTTCATTTACACACACTGCCCCATGGTTTACACCAGCTTTGcgcattttaaaatctaaaggtcggCAGTTGGAACGGCTGTACAGGAAGACAGGTCTTAATgttcataaagaaatgtattttagccaTATGCATCACTATAGGGGCAGCATACGGCATGCTAAAGCTGCCTATTTTACTGCCCTAATTTCTTCCAACAAGGGGAACTCTGGAACACTTTTTTCCTTGCTTAGATCGCTAACAAGTCCCCCAGACTCTCTTTCCTTGCACTGCCTTTCTAATGAATTTTGTAACACCTTaatgagattttttaatgataaaatccaGGCAATACATTATAATTTAGGCTCTGTTGCTATTGACTCCACCATTGATGATTTTCCTCCtcctactcattcattttccatgtttgAGCTTCCTTCCACCTCAGAAATCATGGATCTCATCAATAGCTCTAAGCCTTCAACCTGTCACTTGGATCCAATTCCCACTGTTCTGATTAAAACCTGCCTTCCCTCGCTAGCTCCTCTTGTTGTTTCAATTATTCACTCGTCACTTTCCACCGGAATTGTTCACCAGTCTATGAAAACTGCAGTGATTCACCccctactgaaaaaacctggggttgaccctactgactttaataatttccgaccaatttctaatcttccttttatttcaaaggtTCTTGAAAAAACTGTGGCTTCCCAACTTCATCAGTATTTATCTGCTAACAGTTTATACGAACCATTCCAGTCAGGCTTCCGACGTTTTCACAGCACTGAGACGGTACTAGTTAAGATCACTAATGATCTTTTAGTGGCTGCAGACTCAGGCCTAATCACAATCCTTGTTCTTCTTGAcctcagtgctgcatttgacactgtctgtcatttcaccctgctaaaaaggctatctgcactaggtatttctcacattccgttaacttggtttaagtcatatcttacagacagaactcaattcattcagctggatacatgtacctccactcccactcctgtagtatctggggttcctcagggttctgtccttggccccttgctgtttatcatttatctgcttcctttgggtgtcatttttcgtaaatagaagataaactttcattgttacgcagatgacacccagttatatatttccacttcaccatctgcatcgcttccaccatcctcacttactgattgccttgctgagatcaagtcttggttatcttccaacttcttgcagttgaactctaataaaactgaggtgcttcttatgggcacgaaatctgcaatagcgaaggcatcaaagatctcagtagtaatagacaatacttctgttacctgtactgatcagataaaaagccttggtgtaattctggacagcacgttatctttccagtctcacatcagttctgttactcgagcagcttactttcacctgcgaaacattaatcgtttgcgtccatttttgtcaaatcactctactgccattttagtcaacagtttggtcacctcccgcctggactattgcaattcacttctctttggtctgcctcaaaagttattacataaacttcaacttgttcaaaattcggctgctcgtataattactaaaacaccctattctgatcacattacacctgttattcagcagcttcattggctgccaataaagtttagggtcaactacaaaattttagtccttacatataaggccatttataatcttgcccccacatatctctcacagctcctacaagtcactaaaccctctcgtatgctcagatcctctttttccattaacttaaataatccaccagcacgtcttgttacgatgggatatcgcgcatttagcagatcggcaccttccttatggaactcattacctgcttatcttaggaatatgactacccttcaccaatttcaggctaatcttaaaacttatctgttcagaattgcttattcattgtaactgttattgctgttttatctgatgttttatttggattttaaattttctagttattgaatgtccatccatccatccattgtctcccgcttatccgaggtcgggtcgcgggggcagcagcttgagcagaaatgcccagacttccctctccccggccacttcttctagctcttccaggagaatcccaaggcgttcccaggccaatcgagagacatagtccctccaacgtgtcctgggtcttccctggggcctcctcccggttggatgtgcccggaacacctcaccagggaggcgtccaggaggcatcctgatcagatgcccgagccacctcatctgactcctctcgatgcggaggagcagcggctctactctgagcccctcccggatgactgagcttctcaccctatctttaagggaaagcccagacaccctgcggaggaaagtcatttcagccacttgtattcgcgatctcgttctttcggtcactacccatagttcatgaccataggtaagggtaggaacatagatcgactggtaaattgagagcttcgccttgcggctcagctcctttttcaccacgacagaccgatgcagcgcccgcattactgcggatgccacaccgatccgcctgtcgatctcacgctccattcttccctcactcgtgaacaagatcccgagatacttgaactcatccacttgaggcaggatctcgctaccaaccctgagagggcactccacccttttccggctgaggaccatggtctcggatttggaggtgctgattctcatcccagccgcttcacactcggctgcgaaccgatccagagagagctgaagatcacggcctgatgaagcaaacaggacaacatcatctgcaaaaagcagtgacccaatcctgagcccaccaaaccggaccccctcaacgccctggctgcgcctagaaattctgtccataaaagttatgaacagaatcggtgacaaggggcagccctggcggagtccaactctcactggaaacgggttcgacttactgccggcaatgcggaccaagctctggcaccgatcgtacagggaccgaacagcccttatcaggggggccggtaccccatactctcggagtaccccccacaggattccccgagggacacggtcgaatgccttttccaagtccacaaaacacatgtagactggttgggcaaactcccatgcaccctccaggaccctgctaagggtatagagctggtccactgttccgcgaccaggacgaaaaccacactgttcctcctgaatctgaggctcgactatccgacggaccctcctctccaggacccctgaatagacttttccagggaggctgaggagtgtgatccctctgtagttggaacacaccctccgatcccccttcttaaagagggggatcaccaccccggtctgccaatccagaggcactgtccctgatgtccatgcgattttgcagaggcgtgtcaaccaagacagtcctacaacatccagagccttgaggaactccgggcgtatctcatccacccccggggccctgccaccaaggagttttttgaccacctcggtgacctcagtcccagagatgggggagcccacctctgagtccccaggctctgcttcctcattggaaggcatgttaatgggattgaggaggtcttcgaagtactcccccccaccgacccacaacgtcccgaatcgaggtcagcagcgcaccatccccaccatatacagtgttgacactgcactgcttccccttcctgagacgccggatggtggaccagaatctcctcgaagccgtccgaaagtcgttctccatggcctccccaaactcctcccacgcccgagtttttgcctcagcaaccaccaaagccgcattccgcttggcctgccggtacctattagctgcctccagggtcccacaggacaaaagggtcctgtcagactccttcttcagcttgacggcatccttcaccaccggtgtccaccaacgggttcggggattgccgccacgacaggcaccgaccaccttacggccacagctccggtcagccgcctaaacaatagaggcacggaacatggcccattcggactcaatgtcccccacctccctcgggacatggtcgaagttctgccggaggtgggagttgaagctacttctgacagggggctctgccagacgttcccagcagaccctcacaacacgtttgggcctaccacgcctgaccggcatcctcccccaccatcgaagccaactcaccaccaggtggtgatcagttgacagctccgcccctctcttcacccgagtgtccaagacatgtggccgcaagtccgacgatacgaccacaaagtcgatcatcgaactgaggcctagggtgtcctggtgccaagtgcacatatgaacacccctatgcttgaacatggtgttcgttatggacaatccgtgacgagcacagaagtccaataacaaaacacagctcgggttcagatcgggggggccattcctcccaatcacgcccttccaggtctcactgtcattgcccacgtgagcattgaagtctcccagcagaacgagggagtccccagaaggtatgccctctagcaccccctccagggactccaaaaagggtgggtactccgaactgctgttcggtgcatacgcacaaacaacagttaggacccatccccccacccgaaggcgaaggtaggctaccctctcgtccaccggggtaaaccccaatgtacaggctccaagtcggggggcaataagtatacccacacccgctcggcgcctctcactgggggcaactccagagtggtagagagtccagcccctctcaaggagatt of the Erpetoichthys calabaricus chromosome 2, fErpCal1.3, whole genome shotgun sequence genome contains:
- the LOC127526607 gene encoding general transcription factor II-I repeat domain-containing protein 2-like, which codes for MLRPNTTTLGVTVLPLPKMTKRKGENRTFRDRWETEYMFTYLKDRPVCLVCGANVSVPKEYNLRRHYETKHQDMYKDLDTTQRSQKVEEMKRGLVSQQNMFKKATAQNEAAVKASYIVAEEIGKSTRSFNEGEFIKKIMLKVCDQVCPEKKQAFSNVSLSRNTIAERICDLATNLHDQLMEKGKDFVSFSLAVDESTDASDTAQLSVFIRGVDSKMCVTEELLGFKSMHGTTTGTDIFEEVCKCVTEINLPWDKLVGLTTDGAPAMSGKKNGLVGRMREKMREENCAGELSVYHCIIHQESLCAKALKMEHVMTTVTQVVNFIRAKGLNHREFKSFLEEFGSEHTDVPYHTKVRWLSRGKVLNRFFELREEICQFLQSKGKDTAELQEQKFMCELAFLSDIASHLDALNLQLQGRGRIITEMYSSVKAFKAKLCLWENQLLQGNLGHFPCCQTINTQISTAVCAQFAEKLSVLGAEFNRRFGDFDGQKWRFELLSNPFAVDVEKAPTNIQMELIELQCDDTLKSKYDAVGAAQFPQHIPDTMPQLRTQAAQLLSMFGSTYLCEQLFSSMKMTKTSHRAHLTDEHLRSIMKVASAQSLSPDTDELASKKRCQVSGLNTPC